The genomic segment CCTTTTCGCGGAAAAGCTCCTCCAGCATGCGCGATTTTCCCGTATTCGATTCACCGATGATAAAGAGAGCGCGCTCCTTAAAACCCCCTCCCTCACGGCAGGCTTTCGCATTGGCAATAAGGTCATCAAGGTGTTTGCTGACCTCGTGATATTTTGCGTAGCGCAGGTACAGCTTATGGAGATGCAGCTTGCGGTCCGACGGGGTCATGGTGGGGGCGTTCATGGCGATGCTGGCGTCGGTCATTCGATCTCTCCAAAATGCGAAGGTTCGTCATCGTTGTTGTCGGAATAGGTGTCCGCTTCCGTAGTGCTTTCCTGAATCTCCTCGCTGGTCGCAGGGCCAGCGAACTCACCGCCCTGGGGGCCGACGTAGCCGTCGTGAAGCGGGTCGTAGGCGATTTCGTCATCGTGCAGGTTCACCTCGTCGAACTTGTCCTCCTCGGTGAAAGGGCGACCTTCAAAAAGCTGGTCGGTGGCGTCCGAAATCTCCTCCGGGCGCAGCGTGTGAAGGGAGATTCCAGCGCGCATTGCGGCGCTGGTACCGGCGCGACGCATGACGTTGATCGCCTCGTACATGATTGGCAGGTTGGCTTCGGACTTCGCCCCGTTGCGGCGATTGAGGTCCTTTTTGGCCAAGTACCATTCTGCCAGCGAGATGTTCGTCGGCATGCTGATGCGATTTTCGACCGTCAGCCAACCTTCCCCGGTGAAGACGGAAACGGCCGAGAGATCGTTGCGATGGGTGCGAACCTTGTACTTCTTCCAGCCGTCCTTACGGCGGAGGATCTGCAGAGCATCGGAATTGTAAGGAATTCCATGAACTGTGACACCCGCGCTATCGATCACGCGTTCCTTGGTCACGCCGAAGATGTGGCGCTTCTCGTGACGTCCGGGCATGGCACGCACACGATAGGTTTTGGTTTTCTGGACCCAGGCTTCGTGCGGCGTCAGATTGTTCAGACGCGCCGACGGGCGATTGTGATGGATATCGCAGATTGCGCGGATCACCAGGTTGATGAACTCATCGACAGCCAGAGCTGCGTTTTCCGCGGCCGAATAGTCGTTCTTCTCCACCACGTTCGAGAACGTACGCCCATCGAAAAACATCATGATGTCGCGCGCGAGCGTTTTGAAGAGGCTCTCGATGAAGGGACGCTTCCAGGCTTGACCGGCGGGCGGACGCGTCAGTGCAATCTTACACATGAGAAACGCATCGCGCGTCGCGTCCGCGATGTAGGTGGGTCCGTTATCGGTATAGACAACCTCAGGGCGGACGCCGAACCACGGCGTCTTCGCTCCTACCAGTTTGGCGATATGCGTCTTGTCGGTCATCACCATTTCAAGCGTATCGACAATGAGGGCCGAGGACGGGTTGCGTCCCCCTTTCATGGCCAGCACGTAGTTGACGGAAGTGTCCACAGCGCCGCAGAACCAGATGCGTTGCGGGTTTTCGATCAGGTATTCCTGAAGTGCCTTCGGAAGCGCTTGCCAAAAGCCGCACGCCTGCATGGACGTCATGGCGTCTGCATTCCAGTCGTCCATCTCGACGCGTTCGCCAGGACGTTCGGAATCGTAGGAATCCATTTTCGGCTTGAACTGGGCGCGAGCGAAGGGAAGCCCTTCGCGGCCTGCAACAACCTCGAACTCGTCCATGGCATCAATCAGAGCTTCGAAACGTTTGCGTCCGGGAGTAATGAGCGGTGCCTTCCCAACGCGGGTTTTGTTTTCTTCTGCAATACGGGCATGGACATCACGCAGCAGCTTTGCCTTCGACGGCTTGCGGCGGCTCGCGTAGTTGCGGGCTTCCTCCAGCCAGATGGCATAGCTTTCGGCGCACTCAACCTTTGCATTACGGAAACCGGGTCCATTGCGACGGTAGATCAACGCGCGAACGTCACGTCCGCAGCTCATGTACTCGCGAAAATGGCGATTAAAGCTGCGGACGGACGGCGTGTTGTAAAAGCTCGTGCTGGCATCGCAGCGCGTCTTGCGCTTGGTGCCATCCTGTTCCGTCAGTTCCTGGGCCTCGATCTGAATTTCGAGGCTCCATTTCTTGAGCAGACCTGCAAGTTTTTCGCTACGAGGAAGCTTGCGACCGGTTTCTGCGCAATGCTGTTCATAGCGAAGGATCAACGCTTCGTGGAAACGAGCGATGGCCACGTCACGGGCTCTGAAGTCGTCGACGCGCTTGTCGCCGACCAGATGACGCAGCTTCGTCTCCGTCTTGGTGTGGAAATTGTAATGGACCGAAGCCGTCTCGTTCTTCAGTGCCTGGCGGATTTCAGCATGAGAAATGCGCGTTTCGAAACGGTGGTCAGTTTCTTTTTGGAAACGGTATTCCTTGCTGTCGTAGTCAACCGGGACCCAATTGGTGCCACGGTAGGTGAAACGGTCGAGAGGGCCCATTTCGGTGATAGGAGTATATTCAGTCATCTTCGTTTCCTTTGGACATAGCTTCGCCGTTCCCAGGCGCGACGTGGCTGAGTGAGGGCAGGATTGAGGTTGGTTAGAGGTTGATGGTGAACCAGGTCAGTTCATTGACCCGGCCACGTTGAACAGGTTTGAGGACCTGCAGATCGATCAGCCGCCAAATCGCGATGGTGCGATCCGTCCGCTCGACATGCGGCGCATACAGCTGGAAGAACTGTATCTGGCTACCGCTCTGCCCATGCAGCTCGCTCAACAGCGTGCGCACATGGCCCTCATCATGAAATTCGCGAGACCAGAGGATGGTCTTTGCATTGCGAAAATCATCCTTGGTCGCGTGCCGTTCAGTCATGATCCTCATGTCATCGAACAGCGCGCGATGTATTCTCTGGACACCAGAAAAAACCGGATCGAGTTCGGCTTTGTCGCGCTCGTATTTGACCGCGATAGCCAGCCGGAAACCGTTCTTGAACCGGGCCCAGTAATCGAAGATGTGTTCCCGCAGGTGTCCCTCCGGATCGACATACGTCACCTTCGGAAACTGGGAACGGACTTCCACGATGCCGTGGCGGGCCTGGATGACAGCAGAAACCTGCTGCTCCAGCTCGCTTTCATGCTGTACCTGGCGATTGTCGAAGACCGACGCGCCGTTGGTTTTCAGCATGTGCTTCACAGGAACGTTGCGTGCACCTCCGTGAAGGCGAGGGGGCACCCAAAGCTCAGGTTCATCGTGGGGTTGAGGGGAAGAACAGGTCGCGCTTACCATTTGGACGTACGCATCCCGACCATTGCGTTCTTATCGGCATCAATCCCGCCATCCTGGAAAACCTGGAAGCGAGAATGAATGCCTTCTCCGTTGCCGGAGCGCAATTCGGTCAGAATGGCACGACGCACCAAGACGTGGTGCAGCACATTTTTTGATGGGCGCATAGATACCTCCTGGGCGCACATGGGTGGCAGCCCATCCGGAGGTAGAGGACACGGTGTCCTTACTTCAGATGGAGCTGAGGAAGGTCTTTCCTAGAATGACGATGCGTATCATCGTGGGGCTCCGTGTTTGAAACTGGCGCGGAACATAGTCAGCGGCGGTACCGCGAGTCTAGCGGGGGAGATTTGCATGATGGAAATATGGTTAATAGGACCTATGCAGCCCGCATAACCTTCCGGTAGCTGATGGCGAACCGCAGCTTTGATCGTTCGCAATTAACGAGTTATCCAAGGGAATCTTGCCAGAACGACCTGGCTTTGGTTGCCACGAGGCACTGCGACGATGGCCGGATCGCGCGTGTCATCATGAGCACGTTTGGAGTTTCGCCGTTCTGCTTTTGATCACCATTTGACACCGACAGGTTGTTTCAGACATGATCAACAATCAAAATCATTGTATAGAATCGGCTCTGGCTTCATATGACCAAACATCCTGATCTTATTGTCTTTCTTCCCGGAATTACCGGTTCCGTCCTTATGAAGGATGGTGACGTCATCTGGGGCAATTCTGCCAAGTCGCTTTGGGACATGGTAGCAAATGACTCTCTCGATCTTCTCGAAATCACCGGTTCGGACAACGGCGACGATGACCTTGGCGATGGGATAGAGGCAACAGCCCTAATTTCCAATATTAAGGTGGTGCCAGGGCTTTGGAAGATTGGAGGATACTCCATTGTTTCACAAAACCTCGTTGCTAATTTAGCTCTCGAAAAAAACGTGAACTATTTTGAGTTTCCCTATGACTGGCGACGGGACAACCGTGTTTCCGCAAGGAAGCTGGCACGATTTTGCCGGGAAAAACTTTCCTCTTGGCGACAAAAAAGCGGGAACGAAAAGGCCAAGATCACGCTTGTTGCCCATTCTATGGGCGGGCTGGTCTCGCGCTATTTCATTGAATGTTTGGAGGGGTGGAAAGAAACTCGGATGCTCATTAGTTTGGGCACACCCTATCGAGGGTCCCTGAACGCAGTCGACGGGATATGCAATGGTCTTAAAAAGTCGGTGGGCGGCGTTACCCTTGCCGACGGGTCTCGCGCATTCCGGTCATTTCAATCTCTCTATCAATTGCTCCCAATATACCCCGTCGTTAACGACGGAGGTGGACCACTTAAGAGAGTGTATGAGGTAGAATTGCCCAATATGGACCTTCAGCGCGCTATCGAAGCGCGAAAATTTCATGATGAAATTTTGGA from the Rhizobium acidisoli genome contains:
- a CDS encoding DDE-type integrase/transposase/recombinase, producing the protein MTEYTPITEMGPLDRFTYRGTNWVPVDYDSKEYRFQKETDHRFETRISHAEIRQALKNETASVHYNFHTKTETKLRHLVGDKRVDDFRARDVAIARFHEALILRYEQHCAETGRKLPRSEKLAGLLKKWSLEIQIEAQELTEQDGTKRKTRCDASTSFYNTPSVRSFNRHFREYMSCGRDVRALIYRRNGPGFRNAKVECAESYAIWLEEARNYASRRKPSKAKLLRDVHARIAEENKTRVGKAPLITPGRKRFEALIDAMDEFEVVAGREGLPFARAQFKPKMDSYDSERPGERVEMDDWNADAMTSMQACGFWQALPKALQEYLIENPQRIWFCGAVDTSVNYVLAMKGGRNPSSALIVDTLEMVMTDKTHIAKLVGAKTPWFGVRPEVVYTDNGPTYIADATRDAFLMCKIALTRPPAGQAWKRPFIESLFKTLARDIMMFFDGRTFSNVVEKNDYSAAENAALAVDEFINLVIRAICDIHHNRPSARLNNLTPHEAWVQKTKTYRVRAMPGRHEKRHIFGVTKERVIDSAGVTVHGIPYNSDALQILRRKDGWKKYKVRTHRNDLSAVSVFTGEGWLTVENRISMPTNISLAEWYLAKKDLNRRNGAKSEANLPIMYEAINVMRRAGTSAAMRAGISLHTLRPEEISDATDQLFEGRPFTEEDKFDEVNLHDDEIAYDPLHDGYVGPQGGEFAGPATSEEIQESTTEADTYSDNNDDEPSHFGEIE
- a CDS encoding lipase/acyltransferase domain-containing protein, with translation MTKHPDLIVFLPGITGSVLMKDGDVIWGNSAKSLWDMVANDSLDLLEITGSDNGDDDLGDGIEATALISNIKVVPGLWKIGGYSIVSQNLVANLALEKNVNYFEFPYDWRRDNRVSARKLARFCREKLSSWRQKSGNEKAKITLVAHSMGGLVSRYFIECLEGWKETRMLISLGTPYRGSLNAVDGICNGLKKSVGGVTLADGSRAFRSFQSLYQLLPIYPVVNDGGGPLKRVYEVELPNMDLQRAIEARKFHDEILDAYAANLRDTVYVSQQVRIVPIVGIDQPTFQSARLKVDGRVELLHAYEGRDMRGDGTVPRVSAIHDDNASAAGVYFANTHAVLPNAETAMTHLKGVIQGTTIDLGKFRVSNDPGNVSINVGDVYDADGPIVISATLNAYRQNLTATFIREGDLGESKKALMYPRDGTYSCSVSLAPGQYTVNVSGDGLHTAGDVFVVVGAVEERLS